A stretch of DNA from Carya illinoinensis cultivar Pawnee chromosome 12, C.illinoinensisPawnee_v1, whole genome shotgun sequence:
cttatcacatTATCCAAACAGCCCTGAACAATTTAAAAGtttatcaaatataataatcaaaatattatatttttataccatatgtatattattaatttcacaaaaaataatgaagagatacttattttgtaagaaaattatactcgtacaatcatttttataactctattttaaattaatgacatttttataaaataatttataaaagtaacatcGTTTTAGGTAAACACCatcaatttaaaacatagttATATAAAGGAGTaagtgtattattattatttttataaaaataaaaaaattataaaggaaATATCAATATGTTAGGTGGAACTAGCAATTATGATAGTTTCAAAAGATTTTAATTATAATCTCTACTAATTTCTTAAATACACATGTATAGGAAAACACTGAGGCCAATgctggtggctcccgctggCCACTGttggctaattttttttttaatgattaaaaaatattgtttaatattattataaattttttatattttttaaaaatatttaaaagtattaaaaaataatttaaaaaaaataaaaatacaaaaagtttTTTTTGCCTAACGAGAAGTCACCCACGGTGCCTGTAGCACCATCCCAcgtgcatattgtttgagttgaCTTACGCCTTGTGGTACCAAGATTCTAAATGCAAAATTGAGAGTCCCTGGCTGCATTACTTTGCTTGCCACGTCAACTTGCCTGAAATTGAAATTCCAAAGAATCCAAATCGAAGGAGATGCTTTAGAGCTGATAAAAGTCATCAATGGCGGTGACACCCAAGATAATAGGAGGAGGAATAGGATGGTGAAGTAAAGGATAAGGTGAAATTACtatatttataagatttttatttcCTGTAGCTTTTCTGATATTTGTGTCGAAGATTTTTATTTCCTGTAGCTTTGTGATGTTTGTGTCGACATATTTCTTGGATCCCTGTCTTCCTATCCATTCCATTCCTCTCGATATATATTACTTGAAGTCAACTCATTtcaaatttatgaaatttactatttttaaattttttataaaatagttaaattcgtattaatttattttatatattttaatctaaaaaattaaactcatattagtataaaaaaattaaatttatctcaataaaattcacaaaatatgattatttataaCTAATTTCAACGTCCAAACATAGCCTAAAATTCAATACTCAACAATCCGAAAGCATATAAACTCTACCATTATTTaatatcttatcattattttttacctgCTTTTCACTATTGAGTACTTATTacgtttggttttaaaaaataatcaatttttcTTACAAGGATTTCAAATATAATCTTGTCAATAGAAAAAAGatctaattgttttttttttgaatttatataaatagaattatatgaactaaataaatttaatatatatatttttaaaataactcgtttattaaaaaatttatttagtttattttatcaTTGCATTCACACAAATTAACCTTACTATAAAACATGTCTTAAAAATCgtgatataaataaatactcatttatatattaaatttttaaaatttaacacaaaatataatcgAAAGGCTTCAACTTTCAAAATGGAAGTATGGAGTTTTAAAGACCTGACAAttgtgtgaaaaaaaaaaaaaaaagagacaaaatATAATGTATTTCCTCCATCTTTGGACATTTCTTACGCTTCTGTTGTAGTCGGACACAGATATTATTTTCAGCTTCTTGTGTCTGCAGTGAGTGAATTGTACTCTTTTAAAACATCCAGACTGAGATTTCCTCGTTTTTTCTTAAAAGGAATTTGGGGAGATTCGAGTTGGGATGGAGAATAATCAGCAATCGTTTTGGCACTTCAGTGATCAGCTTCGGGTACAGGCCTCGAATTTGGCGAACCTTTCGGTCAACGAGTCCGTTTGGGGCACTAATCAAGGGACGAAGATGCCCAACGAAAGGAGGAATTTTGATATTAGGGTTGGTGGAGAGCTTAATTCTCTGAGAAACTTGAATCCAAAAGGTTCCGAATTTAATGGGTTAAGTGATGGGTGGAACAGTCTCAAGCTTAAGGGATCTGAGCTTAATGGAAGCGATGATGGGTCGAACAGTCTCAAGCCAAAAGGATCTGACAGATTCAACGATGGGTGGAACAGTCTGAAGTCAAAGGGGTCTGATTTCAATGGAGTCAATGATGGCTGGAGCAGTCTGAAGGAGGCGGCGTCTGGTTTCAATGATGGCTGGAGTAATCTGAAGACAAAGGGATATGATTTCTACGGAATCAAAGATCAGTGGAGCGATCTGAAGTCGGAGGGGTCTGATTTCAATGGGATCACTGATGGTTGGAACAGTTTCAATCCGAAGATGACTGATTTTAATGGGTCCAATGATGGATGGAAGACTGCGCTTAGCGGCACTGGAAATGATCCAGTATATGGCGGATCTCAGAAGATTGCTGGGATCAATGGTGGCTTCAACAAAGGGATTTATAATATTGATGTGAAGGGGTTCAAGAGTGGTGTTAAGGGTGAGGATGATCGTGGAGGAAAAGCTGGGAAGAAGAATGGCAATGGTAATAAGAAGAATAGTGGTGAGAATAATAATGATAGCAAGGACAGTAACGGTGCTTTGGACAAGAGGTTCAAGACACTTCCGCAATCTGAGTCTCTGCCTAGGAATGAAACCGTCGGTGGGTATATCTTTGTCTGCAACAACGATACTATGCAAGAGAATCTCAAAAGACAGCTCTTTGGTATGTTCCCCCTTTCTCGGTCTCTATGTTTTTGCTATAGAgagtaatttttctatttattgtctatttaaattttaacttttgctTTTCCCTTTATTCAGAACAAGTTCTGGGTGTTTGGTTGAGTGTGGTTATTGATCTATGATTAAGTTTAAGACCTATGATTATGAACGGTCTCAAGGACAGAAACCCTGATCTTAATAGACATGTTAAGAgatgtttgatatatatatatatatacacatataaaatatatatttttatattggagGATTTGGGGATGGGGATCGAACCCAATACCTCTCTTATGGAAGCTGGATCTCATGCCATCTAAGCCACAGACTTTTGGCAGatgtttgatatttttggatcaTTGTCTAGATTGcaatttttcttgttcttttcatGGATTTGTTCTCCCATTTGCAATTAAAGGGCTGTATGCGTTAATCTTCTGTTATTATATGTGATTTATCTAGTGAATGTTCCTTTTTGTCCGTGGATGAAAGAATACCCTTTCAAAACAAaagttattttagaattttgtcGCCTGAACATTTCAACGAGGAGAAACAA
This window harbors:
- the LOC122289945 gene encoding DCD domain-containing protein NRP-B, with amino-acid sequence MENNQQSFWHFSDQLRVQASNLANLSVNESVWGTNQGTKMPNERRNFDIRVGGELNSLRNLNPKGSEFNGLSDGWNSLKLKGSELNGSDDGSNSLKPKGSDRFNDGWNSLKSKGSDFNGVNDGWSSLKEAASGFNDGWSNLKTKGYDFYGIKDQWSDLKSEGSDFNGITDGWNSFNPKMTDFNGSNDGWKTALSGTGNDPVYGGSQKIAGINGGFNKGIYNIDVKGFKSGVKGEDDRGGKAGKKNGNGNKKNSGENNNDSKDSNGALDKRFKTLPQSESLPRNETVGGYIFVCNNDTMQENLKRQLFGLPPRYRDSVRAITPGLPLFLYNYSTHQLHGIFEAASFGGTNIDPTAWEDKKCPGESRFPAQVRVLTRKLCEPLEEDSFRPILHHYDGPKFRLELSIPEALSLLDIFAEQNA